A genome region from Solanum pennellii chromosome 12, SPENNV200 includes the following:
- the LOC107006558 gene encoding secoisolariciresinol dehydrogenase-like, with translation MIPKKKGVIIFTTSIVSTLYSDLTHIYTASKIALLGLTKNVGVELAKYGIRVNSVSPYAISTPLMLNAFRVNKEMGDQWFAEGANLKGVLLSVEDVADGVLYLASDESKYASGVNLILDGGYTTTNIA, from the coding sequence ATGATTCCGAAAAAGAAAGGTGTCATTATTTTCACTACAAGTATAGTATCGACGTTATATAGTGATTTGACTCACATCTATACCGCTTCAAAGATTGCACTTTTGGGACTTACTAAGAATGTTGGAGTCGAATTAGCGAAATACGGAATAAGAGTTAACAGTGTTTCTCCTTATGCAATTAGCACACCATTGATGTTAAATGCATTTAGAGTAAACAAAGAAATGGGTGATCAATGGTTTGCAGAAGGAGCAAATTTAAAAGGAGTTCTACTAAGTGTTGAAGATGTGGCAGATGGAGTGTTGTATTTGGCAAGTGATGAATCTAAATATGCAAGTGGAGTTAATCTTATACTTGATGGTGGTTATACCACTACAAATATTGCTTAG